Proteins co-encoded in one Yamadazyma tenuis chromosome 1, complete sequence genomic window:
- the RPS0 gene encoding 40S ribosomal protein uS2 (COG:J; EggNog:ENOG503NUJI), giving the protein MSLPASFDLTAEDAKLLLAANVHLGSKNVQVHNKPYVYKTRPDGVNVINIGKTWEKIVLAARVIAAVPNASDVAVCSTRTFGQRAVLKFAAHTGATPIAGRFTPGNFTNYITRSFKEPRLVIVTDPRTDSQAIKESSYVNIPVIALTDMDSPSEYVDVAIPCNNKGKHSIGLIWWLIAREVLRLRGVIPDRQTEWSVMPDLYFYRDPEEIEQTTAEEAKTEESEEPATAEGETEWTGETEEVDWAESGANQAAEEAAAQNW; this is encoded by the exons ATGTCTTTGCCAGCTTCATTTGACTTAACTGCTGAGGATGCTAAATTATTATTAGCTGCCAACGTCCACTTGGGTTCCAAGAACGTTCAA GTCCACAACAAACCATACGTCTACAAGACTAGACCAGATGGTGTTAACGTTATCAACATTGGTAAGACTTGGGAAAAGATTGTTTTGGCTGCCAGAGTCATTGCTGCTGTTCCAAACGCTTCTGACGTTGCTGTCTGTTCCACCAGAACCTTCGGTCAAAGAGCTGTGTTGAAGTTTGCCGCCCACACCGGTGCCACCCCAATTGCTGGTAGATTCACCCCCGGTAACTTCACTAACTATATCACCCGTTCTTTCAAGGAACCAAGATTAGTTATTGTCACCGACCCAAGAACTGATTCTCAAGCCATCAAAGAATCTTCTTACGTTAACATTCCAGTTATTGCTTTGACCGACATGGACTCTCCATCTGAATACGTTGACGTTGCCATTCCATGTAATAACAAAGGTAAGCACTCCATTGGTTTGATCTGGTGGTTGATTGCCAGAGAAGTCTTGAGATTAAGAGGTGTTATCCCAGACAGACAAACCGAATGGTCTGTTATGCCCGATTTATATTTCTACAGAGACCCAGAAGAGATTGAACAAACTACTGCCGAAGAAGCCAAGACTGAAGAATCTGAAGAACCTGCTACCGCTGAAGGTGAAACCGAGTGGACTGgtgaaactgaagaagtCGACTGGGCTGAATCCGGTGCCAACCAGGCTGCCGAAGAAGCTGCCGCTCAAAACTGGTAA
- a CDS encoding uncharacterized protein (EggNog:ENOG503Q1B1; COG:S), producing the protein MSSNEEYTPLLGGSLSERQSCDDDTHLEWYKIHLYLQHLQWYKRPNWVFINIVVFLYTLTSIGEPTRKTIRFKLACNSLIEDNGQCDRTKVQLLVSNFDQYSLVVSQFSSVLALATLGISIVNNETFEMSTFLVCDVIASICGSQLGMLGIAKSYVTDIVHPSQRSNSLAFINGALYAGGTLGPMLSNLLSMWLAPDPISHTPNTFQHLSQREVYIQMVEIGLFSVIVVFVAVIVPESRLEHNEESEEPGLDLISPVKTLLRPIFSGNTGYQIRVLLVSLICVHSLMLMYEVGIGVVSIDYAVYMFGWDAKMVGVLLMVFGFTRVVVLYIIYPFLSRLLNKGSERHFDRRDFILVLTGLVFNVLLHGGLGSSRTSGEYLASIVVGSVSSIVGPTIQSIILKYFTKSQTSDVIMALSLVNGVCNIMAPLFFVNIYKLGLIHRAPALVYLVSGSIDVVVAVVFVVVRSFRSQYDAENYAR; encoded by the exons ATGTCAAGCAATGAGGAGTACACTCCTTTATTAGGCGGATCTCTATCAGAGCGGCAGTCTTGCGATGACGACACCCATTTAGAATGGTACAAGATCCACTTGTATCTTCAGCATTTACAATGGTACAAACGACCTAATTGGGTCTTTATAAATATCGTGGTGTTTTTGTACACCCTCACATCAATTGGAGAACCGACTCGCAAGACGATCCGGTTCAAGTTAGCATGTAACTCGTTGATTGAGGACAATGGTCAATGTGACCGAACCAAAGTCCAGCTCTTGGTATCTAATTTTGACCAATACAGCTTAGTAGTATCACAGTTTTCACTGGTTCTTGCCCTCGCAACTTTGGGAA TCTCCATAGTCAACAACGAGACGTTTGAAATGTCAACATTTTTGGTGTGTGACGTGATAGCCAGCATTTGTGGATCACAGTTGGGCATGCTTGGTATCGCAAAGTCATATGTGACTGATATTGTTCACCCGTCGCAAAGGTCTAACTCTTTAGCCTTCATCAACGGAGCACTTTACGCGGGAGGCACTTTGGGGCCAATGTTATCCAACTTACTTTCAATGTGGTTAGCCCCGGACCCCATATCTCATACTCCCAATACGTTCCAACATTTGTCTCAACGAGAAGTATATATACAGATGGTCGAGATTGGGCTTTTTCTGGTGATTGTGGTTTTTGTAGCTGTCATAGTACCTGAGTCTCGCCTCGAGCACAACGAAGAACTGGAAGAGCCTGGACTCGATTTAATCAGTCCAGTGAAGACGCTTTTACGGCCCATATTTTCGGGAAACACCGGTTACCAGATCAGGGTTCTCTTGGTGTCGTTAATCTGTGTGCACAGTTTGATGCTCATGTATGAAGTGGGTATTGGAGTGGTATCTATTGATTATGCAGTTTATATGTTCGGATGGGACGCAAAGATGGTGGGGGTGTTATTGATGGTGTTTGGGTTCACCCGAGTGGTGGTGTTATACATCATATACCCATTTCTTTCGAGGCTACTCAACAAAGGCTCTGAACGCCACTTTGATAGAAGAGACTTTATATTGGTGCTTACGGGGTTGGTATTCAATGTATTGTTACACGGAGGCCTTGGTTCCTCTAGGACTTCGGGTGAATATTTGGCAagtattgttgttggaagtgTGAGCTCGATTGTCGGGCCCACAATCCAGTCAATTATACTCAAATACTTTACCAAATCACAGACATCAGACGTGATCATGGCTCTTTCCCTAGTTAACGGTGTTTGCAACATAATGGCACCACTCTTCTTTGTCAACATCTACAAACTTGGCCTCATTCATAGGGCTCCGGCATTGGTGTACTTGGTTAGTGGGTCTATTGATGTGGTGGTTGcagtggtgtttgtggtggtgCGGTCGTTTCGCAGCCAATATGATGCAGAAAACTATGCACGTTGA